NNNNNNNNNNNNNNNNNNNaagattttatttgtttatttgacagatcacagtaggcagagaggcaggcagagagagagagggaagcaggctccctgctgagcagaaagcccgatgcgggacttgatcccaggaccctgagatcatgacctgagccgaaggcagcggcttaacccactgagccacccaggtgccccaaaaaattcctttttttttttaaaagtaagttctatgcccaacacagggtttgaactcaggtcaagatcaagagtccctgCTCTTTTGGTGGAGCCGGCAGGGGGACCTAACTGCTTTAGCGCCTGTGTCCTGCTGGCTCAGGGTGCTGTGGGGGCCATCAGGCAGACCCCTGCTCTGCCCCACTAGAAATGACAAAGACAAGACAAAACGCCCCCACGGGGCACATCGCTGCTGGCGGACAACAGGCAGCTCACTGAAATACTCAAGAACCACAGTGGTGACAACTAACGGACTGCACACCTGAGAATGCTGGATTTGACGATACCGCAaactctgctcaggagggaaacCAGCTCCGTAACTGCATACTGACTTGTCCCATCAGGAAAGCGTCTAAGACACAGGCCCACAGATGGCCCTACAGCAGACACGCCCCATGTACTACGCTGCCTGGACAGCTGCACTTAGGTGTCCTGGCTCAAACACTGCCGACGCTTCCAGAATTTTCCAGCTGGACCTGGAGTTTTACACGGAAGATCCCAACTCCTTCAGGGTTGATTTTCAAACAGACACCATGCACCATGGCTCAGACATCAGTGGGACGTCCGGAGGGAGGCCCCTGGGCCACCCCAGAACTCACCAGCAGCACGTGCCGGATGCCCAGCTCAGCCGTCCAGTCCCTCTTGAGCACGTTGACACAGATCTCACCGTTGGCGCCCACGTTGGGGTGGAAAATCTTGGTCAGGAAGTAGCCCttgggtggggaggcaggaaagTCCTTCCCCAGCAGGAGTTTCATACGGAACAGGCCTCCGGCATAAGGGGTCCCCTCTGGAGTGAGGGAGAAGGGGCTTGATCAGGAAGCTCGGACTCTCTAGCACCACCTAGTCTCCAGGGCTGGCTCGGAGGCCAGTGTCCCACCGCCTCCCCCACCACTCCGGGGCATCCCTGacaggggggggtggggggggggcaggttccCAGCAGACCCAACAGCAACCCCGAATGCCTGTCTCTCAAGTGTCTCAGTCACACACCCTTCCCAAGAAGGGCAGACACTTCCCGTGAGCACTTGTCTTTCTGGAAAACCATCTACTTGGTAGGAAAGCCCGCAGAGATGAAGGGACTGTTCTGTCACCTCCAGTCTTTCCATCTGCCCAATCAGTGAATGGTTCTCATCCCCCAACTTGCTCATGTCACAGAAAAAGTGGGAGTGGTTCTGGACCCTGTTGTTCCTCATGCCTAGGTCACCAGATCCCTCTGTGGTAGCTTGGGCAGCTGACCTCCTGGTCCCCTCCTGAATTTGACCCCACCTTCTAGTCCGGCCAAGCCACTTCACCTCTCACCCAACTCCAGTGGTCCGTGGTCTCCTGGCCACCCTTTCCCCATGAGCTCAACACTGCAGCCTTCACATCTGCTTGAAACCCACCAATGGCTTCCTTTCCAAACTCCTTCCAGGATCCTACAAGCCCTAAAAGCTTCCTCGgtctcttcttcctgcttctacCAAGTATCCAGGTCGCCTGCCTCAGGACTCGGCCTATCGGGGAGCACGGACACCCTCACCACTGTCCCACTCCCGACCAGCTGGGACCTTCTCAGCTTACTTTGTAGAAACAGCTCACTACATCACTACACATGTGATCACTTGTTATTACTGTTCCCTCCTGAGACACTGGGTCTGGCTGGTTCCCTGTCCTGGGAACCCCAGGCACAGCAGCAAGGAGTTGGGTCTATGGTCATCGGGCCCACCCTTCAGAGAACCCCATCTGATGAACCTGGTAAGGCACCCCTTAAATGCTCTCTCAGGGATCAGGGTTTTCTCACTACCTGCTGGAAAAATATCCCCAATGATTTGTTACTTATGGAGTCCTGCCTACAAACCGTGAGCCCCAAGAGGTGTCTCTGTGCagtccccagcacctggcagagCCCAACTCTTAACAGGGGCTTCCTGTTCTTGTACCAGTTCTGCTTTTTGGTGTTCGTTTGCATTTCTGATTCCACGTATAGATGAAACCATAAGCTGTTTGTCTTGTACTGAAGGAGAGAATGCTACAAGCACACTCCTCCTCCTCTCAATCCCACACTCACCAGGGCCCTCGATGGTGACCTGCAGGTCAGTGAGGTCTTCCTCATTGGGAAAGACCTTGATGCCATCAGGCGGGTCAGCAGTCAGCGTTGTCACCTCCTTATACACCAGGCGAATGATGTGGGGGGGCAGGTTCTCCACATTGGAGTTCTGGACACAGAGAAGAGGGTGAGTAGCTGGCGGAGTCGGGGCCTCCTGCAGTATCTAAGGATGCAGTGGCCACCCTGGTGTTGACCTGCCGTCCCAGATCCCCCACCCGGTAGGCTTCAGATGGCCATCCCAAGCTGACCTCCCACTAGACATGGGGGCGGTTTTCGAGGGGCTTGTGGATGGGTCCACCTTCGCCAGAAGCATCCAAAGCTCGCTCATAGTCCAGCATGGTACCCCATAGTTCCGGGTACGCCCGAGGCCTACCCTGGTCCCCCCATCCCTACCTAACCTTGGTGAAACCCTCTTTGAAACCCCAGCTCGGGGCTGGAGACGGAGGCGTTGCGTCCTTGGTCCGAGATCACCCACGGGCGAGCCACAAAGCCCCTGAGCCCTCCCCGGGACTCAGTCGGGCCTTCCCCTCCGGAGAACCTGCGGGCCGCCCAGGCTCCGCTCCTGCCCCGCCTCCAGGAAGGCCCGTCAGCCCATTCCAGGCCCGGGACCCCAGGCGGGCCCCCCCACTCCGCCCGGCCGTCCGCGAGAGGCTCCTGAGACCCCGCCTCCTCCTCTAGTGGGGCCCCTCGGCCGCCCCTCCCAAGCCTGGCCTCCGCGCTCACCATGACTGTGGCCGGCCGGGGGCGGGTCCCCCCGGCCCCCTTCCTGCGCTCTCCGGGCCAccggctggggcggggggcccAACTGCTGCCGCTGCGGCCCTGGAGAGGCCCCGGCGGCCCCGCTCCACTCCCCGCTGCCTCCGACGGCCGCCGCGCAGCGCGCCTAGAACTCCTCCCGCCCCGAGTGCCCGGCCGCACTGAGCCGGTCGCGCGCGCACTGCCGCCCTTTTATAGCCACCCGTAGGCCACACCCCCCCGCGGCTTCGGAGCGCCGCGCCTTGACCCGTGACGTCACCGCGCACGGTCCTCGGCGTTCGAGGAGCTCGCTCTCTTCCCGTAAGCTGCGGGAAGAAGCCGGAGAAGTTGGGGACGGGGGCGCGCGGCGGGTTGGCCAATGGGGACAGGCGAGGGTCGTAATGGGGTCCCTGGAGAGTGGAGGCgctgagaagggaggggagagagggaaaagacgCGAGGGGTAACGCGACCGCTAATTGGCCCGTTTGAACGAGACACCGCCTCTGCCCGGCGTACGCGCGCGTGCCCCGACGCCCAGGAACTCGCGCACGCGACTAACGGTCGGCCGCggagcaggggcagggccaggatgGGCGGGACTCGGGGGGGGTTTAAACGGATGATGGAAGGATGACTGGCCAATAGGAAGGCGCCATCGTAGATTGGCGTCAAGAGGCTCCTGGGCGCCAGCTCTTGGCAGAGAAGGCGGTGTCAGGGGGCGGGGACGAATGGAGTGGAACCAATGGGGGCTTGCCTAGTGCGGGCCTAGCCCCTCGCAGCCAACGAAATTCGTCGGTTTTGTATATGCAAAGACCGTGAGCGCGGCCCCCGCGCCCGCTCTCCAGCCTGCGGTGGGGGTGGGCGCTGGAAGTCGGCTGCATTTTTCTGTGAGGCGCCATTTTGTGCGGGCAGAGTCCCGTGACCCGTGTCGTGCGTCGCGCGGTGCGAAGAGGCAGGCCGCACGCCCTGAGGGCTTGGCCGCCTGTGGCCTGGCAGCCTGTCCCGGCGTCGGTCACGCCGTCGGGCTTCTCTCTCCCCACGTGGAAGGTGGACGCTAGGGTCCCTGGCGATGCGCGGGAGAGAGGTCGAGGCACGGCCCTGTGTGCGACGGGCCCCCGGCCTCCACCCAGCAGGCCTGCAGTTCGCGGGTGCAGGGCACTCTGCCCAGGGGAGTGCGCAGACactgaaggaagggaagggagctcGGCTGCCTCACgcagcccccgccccagcccccatACCCCGGCAGGGACAAGGCCGAGGGGGCAAGCCAGGCCCTGCCACGAGAGCGCGTGCAAACGACGGCGCTGAGCACGCCCGCGGCCCGACTGCGCcctcggggtgcctggtggcGGTCGCGCCCGGTGCTTGCAGCAGCCCGTGTGCGGACCGCGGGGGGACCGGGCTTGGGACTGTGGCGCTGGGGCTGCGCACGCGGGTGCTTGCGGGCTGAGCAGAGCAGAAGGCGCGGAGGCCTGCGGCCCGCACTGCTAACCAGGGGCAGCCAGGCCAGACAGCAGGACTGCGGTCGACGGAAGAAGGGTGCCTCGGCCGGGGGGCCGGAAAGGGGCGGTGGGGACCTGGAGCTGCGGGGAGAGCGTGCAGAGAGGGACAGCAGGTACCTCGTCCCCGTCAGGCAGCTGGCAAGGCTGGGTCAGTGAGCTTGGCGGTGGAGGACGcccgggggagaggcagggaggtccCAAGTCCAGGCCGAGGAAGGCACGGTGTTCTTTCCTTCAGtctgggcaggagcagagagagaggtggagatgCCGGCGCAGCCGCAGGTGTGTGTCcctgggggttgggagaggggatGGGCGTCTGTGCCGGTCAGCCAGACCTGGTGTGGGGGCGCAGGAAGGGCCGCCTGTGCCCTGATCAGTCACCTTAAATGGGGGTCAGCGACCTAACCTAGGACTCGGTGCTGCTGCAGCCCCGGGGGCCTCACCAGTGCACAGACcaaggccgggggcgggggctaTGTTCCATTCCTGCTTGGTTTACAGAGGCGGGTGGTGCCTGAGTGACTCCTCCTGTAGGTGGCTGTTTACAGACGCCTGGAGTTTTACTCATGACAGGCACCTTACCTGCTGAAAACTTCGCCAGGGTCTTCTGCCCCCACCCTATGCTTTGACTAAACCCCtggccctgggcccctgggctgcCTTTCTGTGGGTCCCCAGCGTGCGGTCTCACAGGAGGACACGTGGGTGTGGGTCTGGGTCCCTTGTCTTCTCCCTCCTCATGGCCTCGGCTCActtgtccctcccctcctctcccacgcTTGTTCAtgtgcccccccctttttaaaagatcttatttatttgagagagagagagagcatgagaggggaggtcagagggagaagcagactccccatggagctgggagccccatatgagactccatctcaggactctgggatcatgacccgagccaaaggcagttgcttaaccaactgagccacccaggtgcccctcgtgcCCTTTTTGATCTGGGTCCAGAATTTGTCATTTCTTGATCACTTGCATGTTTATCAGGGTCCCCTCTGAGCAGACCAGCCCCAGGACAGCAGGGACTCTTCCTGGGCCCCTAGCAGAGTGCCTGACGAATCAGAGGTGTTCATTCGTTCAGTAGGTATTTGcagagtgcctgctgtgtgctgcGCACCATCCTGGCTGCTTAGGGTAACTCTTTGTCCCGCAGTGGGGACAGGCAGACGTAAAACAGTCCACAAATAAGTAAGACTTGGGGTGCATGGAAGGGAGCAAGAGCTGTGGAAGAAGTGGAACAGGCAGGGTTCGGGGCACTAGACAATGCAGGCTGAACTCTGTGAGCCAGCACCTCTGCCTGGTGCTGTTGCACGGTCTTGGGATGGAGCAGTGACCAAGACAGGAAACCAAGCGGTGCCTTCCTGGGGCACTCACTCTagcagggcagagacagagaagccatAAGGACAAGAGCCGCGTGGTCAGCTGTCCCGGTTTGCCCCAGATGCAGACTTGATTCAGCACCAAGACGGGAGATCGTAGGCTCGTTTGCAGGACAACTTGGGAGGATGCAGTGATACTCATCACCGGACAAGATAGAGCAGGGCAAGGAGTATCCGGAACACCAGGGGAGGGAATTTTAGGCAGGCTGGTCAGGGGAGACTTCCACGGAGAAGAAGGCATTTGACCAAAGAGCAAAAGGAAGCGAGGGAGCATGTTTTGTGGGAATCTGGAGTAAACAGTTCCAGGCAGGGGTACAATGTCCTGACACAGGCATGAGCCTGGGTGTCAGCAGGCTTCGCGGTCCATGCCGTCACGACAGACGCCGCGGCTTTCGTTTGCATGCGCCTCCATCTTCCTGTCGGAGGCTGTTTGGCCTCTGCCCTTGGTGGCCTTGTGGTCTCAGCTCAGTGTCCGCAGGCCTGCGGTGACTGATGAAGGAGAAGCCAGTTCCTTTGTGTCCCTGGAGCAGAAGGCGGCGCTCacctgggtgggggtggctgtCCTGCACAGGTGAACATGCCCTGCAGGGGACCAGTACCCACCAATGATGGACACACTGCGGGCTTTGGGGCCACTCCACAGACCCTAGACAGCAGGGCCGACTTCATGCTGGAACAAACGAGCTTTCCGGCGCTAGGGGCTTCCTTTGATGCCTGGAAAACCAATCCCTCTGACGCCCTCCCATATTCAGCAGATCGGTGCTGGCGAGGATGGGCGAGGATGGGAGTAGACGGGAGTAGACGGCATTCCAGGGCGCGGCCTGGCCCTGAAGTAGCAACTCTTCATTTAGTTCATTGTtcaggtttcatttatttacttggttTGAGAgcaggtaggggcagaaggagagggaaagagaatcccaagcagactccctgctgagcgtggcacctgacatggagctcgatctccagaccctgagaccatgacctgagctgcagccAAGAGTGGGTGCttccccaactgagccacccaggcaaccccaagCTGCAGATCTTTGAAACCTTCTAACTCCGCCATTCATCTGGGAGCGCACCGCAGGGAGAAAGACGTGAATGCAGCAAGTGGTGTGTGATAGATGACCTTTAGGGTATTGTTAATAGcagtgaaaaatgggaaaagccCGAGCGTGTCTGGGCAGGGACTGTCATATGTCTGTCCTATAGTCACGTCTGCGTGTCCCTAAGATGTGGAAAACTCTGCCACGGTTGGAAACGCTGGTAAATTTGCTGTTGGAATCCCTGGCGCGTCTCACAGTCTGATGAAGGGACTATCCGCGGTGAGGTGGGAGGAAGTCACACGCAAATGCTAGCAAATGCCAGAGGAACCGTCAGAGTTGAACATTATCCGTTGACGAACAGCACAGCAGGAACTGATATGGGCAGGACAGGCGCCGTGGAGGCACCAAGTGGAGCCCAAAGGCCCTGCGGTGTCACCGGATCCTCGGCCGGGGTACTTCTGTTTACCGTGGTGCTCTGCTAGCATCACTGTCATGAAGAGGACAGAGGGACTGTTCAGGAGACATAAGCAGGTGCAGTGCTGCG
The DNA window shown above is from Mustela nigripes isolate SB6536 chromosome 17, MUSNIG.SB6536, whole genome shotgun sequence and carries:
- the UBE2S gene encoding ubiquitin-conjugating enzyme E2 S, which codes for MNSNVENLPPHIIRLVYKEVTTLTADPPDGIKVFPNEEDLTDLQVTIEGPEGTPYAGGLFRMKLLLGKDFPASPPKGYFLTKIFHPNVGANGEICVNVLKRDWTAELGIRHVLLTIKCLLIHPNPESALNEEAGRLLLENYEEYAARARLLTEIHGGAGGPSSGSTEAGRALASGGAAPSTDPMAPGGPGGADGPMAKKHAGERDRKLVAKKKTDKKRALRRL